One Pieris napi chromosome Z, ilPieNapi1.2, whole genome shotgun sequence DNA window includes the following coding sequences:
- the LOC125062144 gene encoding mucin-2-like isoform X11, with amino-acid sequence MRLQILLLIGAAWADVLPNGCPRDFSVHHLLRHEDCTKFYSCSNGVPIEMSCGPGTGFDFDLQKCTEDTSGCAKNDHNFIDSGGTCIPTAHETDCTKFYSCENGVHVLATCDPGYRFNTEMGKCEVSSKVTCKHIKKRSIQTRCPNDVWIQMNIPHESDCDKYYRCFHGNRILMSCFNGAHYNPKTQSCDTPENAGCADGEIMEDCPANTFIPIFLPHDTDCNKYYRCFRGNKQVQRCGHGQHFNAKTQLCDTIANAGCQEESNTPNGCSKDEISLPHEQCDKYYKCVHGNKILMPCPTGTHFSFELQRCDWPNIAKCEPTQTPTTTTTTTTTTTTTTPKPESTPRPGYFPNGCPIDYRIEQLLPHPDCTKFYQCVHGFKQEMPCPGGTHFSIHLQRCDWPSIAKCVPGTTTTTQRSITTTRQPTTSRQPTTTTRRPTTTTTTTTKPPISTPRPGYFPNGCPIDYRIEQLLPHPDCGKYYQCVHGFKQEMPCYHGLHFSYELQRCEWPNIAKCVPGGTTTTRLPTTITTKLPSTTSTTTTTTTTKPVSTPRPGYFPNGCPVDYRIEQLLPHPDCTKFYQCVHGFKQEMPCPGGTHFSFELQRCDWPNIANCKPGASTSSPTTTTSTTPSTTTSTPRPTTTTPSLTTTSKPEYLPNGCPKDFSVHLLLPHEYDCTKFYYCNFGEKVERQCNSNLYFDPILQVCNWPSAVDCKPSTPPPSTTIKDPETTTSEVTTPVATSPDITVSPEVSTPDPTTPEATSTEVTTPKATTAEDTTFEPTTPAATTPEATTIDEITLEPTIPEATTPEATTAEDTTLEPTTPVATTPEATTAEDTTLESTTPVATTPEATTAEDTTLEPTTPAATTPEATTAEDTTLEPTTPEATTPEATTAEDTTLESTTPAATTPEATTAEDTTSEPTTPEATTPEATTPEATTPEATTAEDTTLEPTTPEATTTEATTAEDTTLEPTTPEVTTAEDTTLEQTTPAATTPEATTAEDTTLEPTTPEATTPEATTAEDTTLESTTPAATKPEATTAEDTTSEPTTPEATTPEATTPEATTPEATTAEDTTLEPTTTEATTPQATTAEDTTLEPTTPEATTPEATTVKDTTLEPTTPETTTPVATTVEDTTLEPTTPEATTPEATTAEDTTLEPTTPEATTAEDTTLEPTTPEATTPEATTVEDTTLEPTTPEATTPEATTVEDTTLEPTTPEATTAEDTTLEPTTPETTTPVATTVEDTTLEPTTPEATTAEDTTLEPTTPEATTAEDTTLEPTTPETTTPVATTVEDTTLEPTTPAETTPEATTVEDTTLEPTTPEDTTPEATTVEDTTLEPTTPEATTPEATTAEDTTLEPTTPEATTAEDTTLEPTTPEATTAEDTTLEPITPETTTPVATTVEDTTLEPTTPEATTPEATTAEDTTLEPTTPEATTAEDTTLEPTTPEATTAEDTTLEPTTPEATTPEATTAEDTTLEPTTPEATTTEATTAEDTTLEPTTPEATTAEDTTLEPTTPEATTPEVTTAEDTTLEPNTPAATTPEATTAEDTTLEPTTPEATTPEATTAEDTTLEPTTPEATTTEATTAEDTTLEPTTPAATIPEATTAEDTTLEPTTPAATTPEATTAEDTTLEPTTPEATTTEATTAEDTTLEPTTPEVTTPEDTTLEPTTPAATTPEATTVEDTTLEPTTPEDTTPEATTVEDTTLEPTTPEATTTEATTAEDTTLEPTTPEVTTAEDTTLEPTTPAATTPEATTVEDTTLEPTTPEDTTPEATTVEDTTLEPTTPETTTPVATTVEDTTLEPTTPEATTAEDTTLEPTTPEATTAEDTTLEPTTPETTTPVATTVEDTTLEPTTPAETTPEATTVEDTTLEPTTPEDTTPEATTVEDTTLEPTTPEATTPEATTAEDTTLEPTTPEATTAEDTTLEPTTPEATTAEDTTLEPTTPEATTPEATTAEDTTLEPTTPEATTAEDTTLEPTTPEATTAEDTTLEPTTPEATTPEVTTAEDTTLEPNTPAATTPEATTAEDTTLEPTTPEATTPEATTAEDTTLEPTTPEATTTEATTAEDTTLESTTPVATTPEATTAEDTTLEPTTPAATTPEATTAEDTTLEPTTPEATTPEATTAEDTTLESTTPAATTPEATTADDTTLEPTTPAETTPEATTADDTTLEPTTPEATTPEPTTADDTTLEPTTPEATTPEPTTADDTTLEPTTPEATTPEATTVEDTTLESTTPEATTPEPTTADDTTLEPTTPEATTPEPTTADDTTLGPTTPEATTPEATTAEDTTLEPTTSDATTPEATTPEATTTPSSPSPAPICPPGVFGNVPHPVLCDYYYNCIGGMEVLLRCLEGFEYDHSIRSCTRISENGCFARKNATTTTTENQVADTTTEDIESTTYRDNICPPGFSGTLPHSTLCSAYYRCEEGEAILKNCAKGFEYDAVIMDCVPISESGCYAQQGLTTTTDNNRLPELSTYKNDEEDYICPPMFSGNIEHPTLCDSYYTCFSGMEFLMNCSHGFEFDPVVKNCVRISSTGCFATRYNLTTTTTTTTPTPTTTENNKDKPICPPNYSGNVPHETKCDSYYTCFSGSEFLMQCPNGFEFDPTTKDCVRISETGCFAQQGLATTTDNNRLPELSTYKNDEENYICPPMFSGNIKHPTLCDSYYTCFAGMEFLMNCTHGFEFDPVVKDCVRISETGCFAQQGLATTTDNNRLPELSTYKNDEEKYICPPMFSGNIEHPTLCDSYYTCFAGMEFLMNCSHGFEFDPAVQNCVRISNTGCFATRYNLTTTTTTTTTTPTTTTTENNKVKSICPPNFSGNVPHKTKCDAFYTCFSGSEFLMQCPNGFEFDPNTKDCVRISDTGCFAQQSLATTTDNNRLPELSTNKNDEEDYNCPPMFSGNIEHPTLCDSYYTCFAGMEFLMNCSHGFEFDPVVENCVRVSNTGCFARRYNLTTRMTSTTTENNKIKPICPPAFSGNLPHRTKCDYYYTCFSGSEFLMRCPNGFEFDPTTNECVRISSSGCFARQNDPENICMPGESGHVPHPELCDTFYLCAMGEPLRLHCSRGFEFSAANGQCVAISDDGCFAKVKQSKKMPICSPAQVGNIPHHTRCDAYYSCMAGEATEVLCEEGLEFDPETKQCALISENGCTARK; translated from the exons ATGCGTTTACAAATATTACTCCTAATAGGAGCAGCATGGGCAGATGTCTTACCCAATGGCTGTCCACGAGATTTCAGCGTCCATCACCTGCTGAGACACGAAGACTGCACCAAATTCTACTCATGCAGCAATGGAGTGCCCATTGAGATGTCGTGTGGACCTGGAACTGGCTTTGACTTTGATTTACAG AAATGTACCGAGGACACGTCCGGCTGCGCCAAAAACGATCATAACTTTATAGACAGTGGCGGAACGTGTATTCCCACTGCACACGAAACAGATTGTACTAAGTTCTATTCCTGTGAAAATGGTGTTCATGTGTTGGCCACTTGTGATCCAGGTTATAGGTTTAATACCGAAATGGGG aaatgCGAAGTATCATCCAAAGTGACATGCAAACACATAAAAAAGCGCTCCATACAGACGAGATGTCCCAACGATGTGTGGATACAAATGAACATTCCACACGAGAGCGATTGCGATAAATACTACAGATGTTTCCACGGGAATCGAATCTTGATGTCCTGTTTTAATGGGGCGCATTATAATCCAAAGACTCAG AGTTGTGACACGCCGGAGAATGCTGGTTGCGCTGACGGGGAAATTATGGAGGATTGTCCAGCGAACACCTTTATCCCAATCTTCTTACCTCATGATACTGACTGTAACAAGTATTATAGATGCTTTAGAGGTAACAAACAAGTCCAAAGGTGTGGTCATGGACAGCATTTTAATGCGAAAACCCAG CTCTGCGATACAATAGCAAACGCTGGCTGTCAAGAGGAATCAAACACGCCGAATGGATGCTCAAAGGATGAAATATCTCTACCACACGAACAatgtgataaatattataaatgtgttcacgggaataaaatattaatgccTTGTCCAACTGGGACGCACTTTAGTTTCGAGTTACAG CGATGTGATTGGCCAAACATAGCGAAATGCGAGCCAACACAAACACCAACAACAACAACGACtacaacaacaacaacgaCGACGACGACACCAAAACCGGAATCAACACCCAGACCGGGATACTTTCCTAACGGATGTCCTATAGACTATAGAATTGAACAGTTGTTACCTCATCCGGATTGTACGAAGTTTTATCAGTGCGTGCATGGTTTTAAACAAGAAATGCCATGTCCAGGAGGAACGCACTTCAGTATTCATTTGcag AGATGTGATTGGCCCAGTATAGCGAAGTGTGTCCCGGGTACAACAACCACAACTCAACGCTCAATTACAACAACTCGCCAACCAACAACAAGTCGCCAACCAACAACAACTACTCGTCGACCGAcgacaacaacaacaacaacaactaaACCACCTATTAGTACCCCAAGGCCTGGATATTTCCCCAATGGATGTCCTATAGATTACAGAATAGAACAGCTGTTACCTCATCCGGACTGTGGCAAATACTATCAATGTGTACACGGTTTTAAACAAGAAATGCCGTGCTATCATGGTTTACACTTTAGTTACGAGCTACAG AGATGTGAATGGCCAAATATAGCAAAATGTGTGCCTGGTGGAACAACAACTACGCGATTACCAACAACGATAACAACGAAATTACCATCAACAACATCTACGACAACCACAACCACGACAACTAAACCAGTATCAACACCAAGGCCAGGTTATTTTCCCAATGGCTGTCCCGTAGACTACAGAATCGAACAATTGTTACCTCATCCTGACTGCACTAAATTCTATCAGTGCGTACATGGCTTTAAACAAGAAATGCCATGTCCAGGAGGAACACACTTTAGTTTTGAACTGCAG AGATGTGATTGGCCAAATATTGCTAATTGTAAGCCTGGAGCTTCAACTTCATCGCCAACAACAACAACTTCTACAACGCCCAGTACAACAACATCAACACCAAGGCCAACAACAACAACGCCGAGCTTAACAACAACGTCAAAGCCAGAATATTTACCAAATGGTTGTCCTAAGGACTTTTCAGTCCATTTGTTGTTACCACATGAGTACGATTGCACGAAATTCTATTATTGCAATTTTGGGGAGAAGGTTGAGCGGCAATGTAATTCGAATTTATACTTCGATCCAATTTTGCAG GTATGTAACTGGCCGTCAGCAGTTGATTGTAAGCCAAGCACGCCTCCTCCAAGTACAACTATAAAAGACCCCGAAACAACAACATCTGAGGTAACCACTCCAGTTGCTACTAGTCCTGATATCACAGTAAGTCCAGAAGTCTCTACACCTGACCCAACTACGCCTGAAGCAACATCAACAGAGGTTACAACCCCAAAAGCTACCACGGCTGAAGACACAACATTCGAGCCAACTACGCCTGCAGCAACAACACCAGAGGCTACCACGATTGACGAAATAACATTAGAGCCAACTATACCTGAAGCTACAACCCCAGAAGCTACCACGGCTGAAGACACAACATTAGAGCCAACTACGCCTGTAGCAACAACACCAGAGGCTACCACGGCTGAAGACACAACATTAGAGTCAACTACACCTGTAGCAACAACACCAGAAGCTACCACGGCTGAAGACACAACATTAGAGCCAACTACGCCTGCAGCAACAACACCAGAGGCTACCACGGCTGAAGATACTACATTAGAGCCAACTACACCTGAAGCTACAACCCCAGAAGCTACCACGGCTGAAGACACTACATTAGAGTCAACTACGCCTGCAGCAACAACACCAGAGGCTACCACGGCTGAAGACACAACATCAGAGCCAACTACGCCTGAAGCAACAACACCAGAAGCAACTACACCTGAAGCTACAACCCCAGAAGCTACCACGGCTGAAGACACTACATTAGAGCCAACTACACCTGAAGCTACAACTACAGAAGCTACCACGGCTGAAGACACAACATTAGAGCCAACTACACCTGAAGTTACCACAGCTGAAGACACAACATTAGAGCAAACTACGCCTGCAGCAACAACACCAGAGGCTACCACGGCTGAAGACACTACATTAGAGCCAACTACACCTGAAGCTACAACCCCAGAAGCTACCACGGCTGAAGACACTACATTAGAGTCAACTACGCCTGCAGCAACAAAACCAGAGGCTACCACGGCTGAAGACACAACATCAGAGCCAACTACGCCTGAAGCAACAACACCAGAAGCAACTACACCTGAAGCTACAACCCCAGAAGCTACCACGGCTGAAGACACAACATTAGAGCCAACTACGACTGAAGCTACAACCCCACAAGCTACCACGGCTGAAGACACAACATTAGAGCCAACTACGCCTGAAGCTACAACCCCAGAAGCTACCACGGTGAAAGACACAACATTAGAGCCAACTACACCTGAAACTACAACCCCAGTAGCTACCACGGTTGAAGACACAAC ATTAGAGCCAACTACACCTGAAGCTACAACCCCAGAAGCTACCACGGCTGAAGACACAACATTAGAGCCAACTACACCTGAAGCTACCACGGCTGAAGACACAACATTAGAGCCAACTACACCTGAAGCTACAACCCCAGAAGCTACCACGGTGGAAGACACAACATTAGAGCCAACTACACCTGAAGCTACAACCCCAGAAGCTACCACGGTGGAAGACACAACATTAGAGCCAACTACACCTGAAGCTACCACGGCTGAAGACACAACATTAGAGCCAACTACACCTGAAACTACAACCCCAGTAGCTACCACGGTGGAAGACACAACATTAGAGCCAACTACACCTGAAGCTACCACGGCTGAAGACACAACATTAGAGCCAACTACACCTGAAGCTACCACGGCTGAAGACACAACATTAGAGCCAACTACACCTGAAACTACAACCCCAGTAGCTACCACGGTTGAAGACACAACATTAGAGCCAACTACACCTGCAGAAACAACACCAGAGGCTACCACGGTTGAAGACACAACATTAGAGCCAACTACGCCTGAAGATACAACCCCAGAAGCTACCACGGTTGAAGACACAACATTAGAGCCAACTACGCCTGAAGCTACAACCCCAGAAGCTACCACGGCTGAAGACACAACATTAGAGCCAACTACACCTGAAGCTACCACGGCTGAAGACACAACATTAGAGCCAACTACACCTGAAGCTACCACGGCTGAAGACACAACATTAGAGCCAATTACACCTGAAACTACAACCCCAGTAGCTACCACGGTTGAAGACACAACATTAGAGCCAACTACACCTGAAGCTACAACCCCAGAAGCTACCACGGCTGAAGACACAACATTAGAGCCAACTACACCTGAAGCTACCACGGCTGAAGACACAACATTAGAGCCAACTACACCTGAA GCTACCACGGCTGAAGACACAACATTAGAGCCAACTACACCTGAAGCTACAACCCCAGAAGCTACCACGGCTGAAGACACAACATTAGAGCCAACTACGCCTGAAGCTACAACTACAGAAGCTACCACGGCTGAAGACACAACATTAGAGCCAACTACACCTGAAGCTACCACGGCTGAAGACACAACATTAGAGCCAACTACACCTGAAGCTACAACCCCAGAAGTTACCACGGCTGAAGACACAACATTAGAGCCAAATACGCCTGCAGCAACAACACCAGAGGCTACCACGGCTGAAGACACAACATTAGAGCCAACTACACCTGAAGCTACAACCCCAGAAGCTACCACGGCTGAAGACACAACATTAGAGCCAACTACGCCTGAAGCTACAACTACAGAAGCTACCACGGCTGAAGACACAACATTAGAGCCAACTACGCCTGCAGCAACAATACCTGAGGCTACCACGGCTGAAGACACTACATTAGAGCCAACTACGCCTGCAGCAACAACACCAGAGGCTACCACGGCTGAAGACACTACATTAGAGCCAACTACACCTGAAGCTACAACTACAGAAGCTACCACGGCTGAAGACACAACATTAGAGCCAACTACACCTGAAGTTACCACACCTGAAGACACAACATTAGAGCCAACTACGCCTGCAGCAACAACACCAGAAGCTACCACGGTTGAAGACACAACATTAGAGCCAACTACGCCTGAAGATACAACCCCAGAAGCTACCACGGTTGAAGACACAACATTAGAGCCAACTACGCCTGAAGCTACAACTACAGAAGCTACCACGGCTGAAGACACAACATTAGAGCCAACTACACCTGAAGTTACCACAGCTGAAGACACAACATTAGAGCCAACTACGCCTGCAGCAACAACACCAGAAGCTACCACGGTTGAAGACACAACATTAGAGCCAACTACGCCTGAAGATACAACCCCAGAAGCTACCACGGTTGAAGACACAACATTAGAGCCAACTACACCTGAAACTACAACCCCAGTAGCTACCACGGTGGAAGACACAACATTAGAGCCAACTACACCTGAAGCTACCACGGCTGAAGACACAACATTAGAGCCAACTACACCTGAAGCTACCACGGCTGAAGACACAACATTAGAGCCAACTACACCTGAAACTACAACCCCAGTAGCTACCACGGTTGAAGACACAACATTAGAGCCAACTACACCTGCAGAAACAACACCAGAGGCTACCACGGTTGAAGACACAACATTAGAGCCAACTACGCCTGAAGATACAACCCCAGAAGCTACCACGGTTGAAGACACAACATTAGAGCCAACTACGCCTGAAGCTACAACCCCAGAAGCTACCACGGCTGAAGACACAACATTAGAGCCAACTACACCTGAAGCTACCACGGCTGAAGACACAACATTAGAGCCAACTACACCTGAAGCTACCACGGCTGAAGACACAACATTAGAGCCAACTACACCTGAAGCTACAACCCCAGAAGCTACCACGGCTGAAGACACAACATTAGAGCCAACTACACCTGAAGCTACCACGGCTGAAGACACAACATTAGAGCCAACTACACCTGAAGCTACCACGGCTGAAGACACAACATTAGAGCCAACTACACCTGAAGCTACAACCCCAGAAGTTACCACGGCTGAAGACACAACATTAGAGCCAAATACGCCTGCAGCAACAACACCAGAGGCTACCACGGCTGAAGACACAACATTAGAGCCAACTACACCTGAAGCTACAACCCCAGAAGCTACCACGGCTGAAGACACAACATTAGAGCCAACTACGCCTGAAGCTACAACTACAGAAGCTACCACGGCTGAAGACACAACATTAGAGTCAACTACACCTGTAGCAACAACACCAGAGGCTACCACGGCTGAAGACACAACATTAGAGCCAACTACGCCTGCAGCAACAACACCAGAGGCTACCACGGCTGAAGATACTACATTAGAGCCAACTACACCTGAAGCTACAACCCCAGAAGCTACCACGGCTGAAGACACTACATTAGAGTCAACTACGCCTGCAGCAACAACACCAGAGGCTACCACGGCTGATGACACAACATTAGAGCCAACTACGCCTGCAGAAACAACACCAGAGGCTACCACGGCTGATGACACAACATTAGAGCCAACTACACCTGAAGCTACAACCCCAGAACCTACCACGGCTGATGACACAACATTAGAACCAACTACGCCTGAAGCTACAACCCCAGAACCTACCACGGCTGATGACACAACATTAGAGCCAACTACGCCTGAAGCTACAACCCCAGAGGCTACCACGGTTGAAGATACAACATTAGAGTCAACTACACCTGAAGCTACAACCCCAGAACCTACCACGGCTGATGACACAACATTAGAACCAACTACGCCTGAAGCTACAACCCCAGAACCTACCACGGCTGATGACACAACATTAGGGCCAACTACGCCTGAAGCTACAACCCCAGAAGCTACTACGGCTGAAGACACAACATTAGAGCCAACTACATCGGACGCAACAACACCAGAAGCAACTACACCTGAAGCTACAACGACGCCAAGTTCCCCATCACCTGCACCAATTTGTCCTCCAGGCGTTTTCGGCAATGTACCACATCCCGTTTTGTGTGACTACTATTACAATTGCATTGGAGGAATGGAGGTCTTATTGAGATGTTTAGAAGGCTTTGAGTACGATCACAGTATTCGG AGCTGCACACGTATTTCCGAAAATGGATGTTTTGCAAGAAAAAATGccacaacaacaacaacagaAAACCAGGTTGCTGACACAACCACGGAAGACATTGAATCAACAACATACAGAGACAACATTTGTCCACCAGGTTTTTCAGGCACTTTGCCACACTCAACACTTTGCAGTGCATATTATCGTTGTGAAGAGGGTGAAGCGATACTGAAGAACTGCGCGAAAGGATTCGAGTACGATGCCGTAATTAtg gACTGTGTTCCAATATCAGAGAGCGGTTGTTACGCACAGCAAGGTCTAACAACAACAACAGATAATAACAGATTACCTGAGTTATCAACTTACAAGAACGATGAAGAGGATTACATTTGTCCACCAATGTTTTCTGGGAATATCGAACATCCAACTTTGTGTGATTCGTATTACACTTGCTTTTCTGGAATGGAGTTTTTGATGAATTGCTCACATGGGTTCGAGTTTGACCCAGTTGTTAag AATTGCGTCCGCATCTCTAGCACGGGTTGTTTCGCAACACGATACAACttaacaacaacaacaacaacgaCGACACCAACTCCAACAACAACCGAAAACAACAAAGACAAACCAATTTGTCCACCGAACTACTCAGGAAATGTTCCCCACGAAACGAAATGCGATTCTTACTATACTTGCTTTAGTGGTTCGGAGTTTTTGATGCAGTGTCCCAACGGTTTTGAATTTGATCCGACTACAAAA GACTGTGTGCGAATATCGGAGACCGGTTGTTTCGCACAACAAGGCTTAGCAACAACAACAGACAACAATAGATTACCCGAGTTATCAACTTACAAGAACGATGAAGAGAACTATATATGCCCTCCAATGTTTTCTGGAAATATCAAACATCCAACTTTGTGTGATTCGTATTACACTTGCTTTGCTGGAATGGAGTTTTTGATGAATTGCACTCATGGGTTCGAGTTTGACCCAGTTGTTAAG GATTGTGTTCGAATATCGGAGACCGGTTGTTTTGCACAACAAGGCTTAGCAACAACAACTGACAACAATAGACTACCCGAGTTATCAACTTACAAGAACGACGAAGAGAAGTATATTTGTCCACCAATGTTTTCTGGGAACATCGAACATCCAACTTTGTGTGATTCGTATTATACTTGCTTCGCTGGAATGGAGTTTTTGATGAATTGTTCTCATGGATTCGAGTTTGATCCAGCTGTTCAG AACTGCGTCCGAATCTCGAACACTGGTTGTTTCGCAACACGATACAACTTGACAACAACAACAACGACGACGACAACGACACCAACTACAACAACAACCGAAAACAACAAAGTCAAATCAATATGTCCACCGAACTTCTCAGGAAATGTACCCCACAAAACGAAGTGCGATGCTTTCTATACTTGCTTTAGTGGTTCGGAGTTTTTGATGCAGTGTCCTAACGGATTTGAGTTTGATCCGAATACAAAA GACTGTGTTCGAATATCAGACACCGGTTGTTTCGCACAACAAAGCTTAGCAACAACAACAGACAACAATAGATTACCCGAGTTATCAACTAACAAGAACGATGAAGAGGATTACAATTGTCCACCAATGTTTTCTGGGAATATCGAACATCCAACTTTGTGTGATTCGTATTACACTTGCTTTGCTGGAATGGAGTTTTTGATGAATTGTTCTCATGGATTCGAATTCGATCCAGTTGTTGAG AATTGCGTCCGAGTTTCGAACACTGGTTGTTTTGCAAGACGATACAACTTAACAACAAGAATGACATCAACTACAACCGAAAACAACAAAATCAAACCAATATGTCCACCGGCTTTCTCAGGAAATCTTCCACACAGAACCAAATGCGATTATTACTATACTTGCTTTAGTGGTTCGGAGTTTTTGATGCGATGTCCCAACGGATTTGAATTTGATCCCACAACCAAC GAATGTGTAAGGATATCGTCGAGTGGATGTTTCGCGCGGCAAAATG